In one Macaca fascicularis isolate 582-1 chromosome 6, T2T-MFA8v1.1 genomic region, the following are encoded:
- the SPDL1 gene encoding protein Spindly isoform X1 has translation METDIVINLRCKLKEAEEERLKAAQYGLQLVESQNELQNQLDKCRNEMMTMTESYEQEKYTLQREVELKSRMLESLSCECEAIKQQQKMHLEKLEERLSRSHGQEVNELKSKIEKLKVELDEARLSEKQLKHQVDHQKELLSCKSEELRVMSERVQESMSSEMLALQIELTEMESMKTTLKEEVNELQYRQEQLELLITNLMRQVDRLKEEKEEREKEAVSYYNALEKARVANQDLQVQLDQALQQALDPNSKGNSLFAEVEDRRAAMERQLISMKVKYQSLKKQNVFNREQMQRMKLQIATLLQMKGSQTEFEQQERLLAMLEQKNGEIKHLLGEIRNLEKFKNLYESMESKPSVDSGALEDNTYYTDLLQMKLDNLNKEIESTKGELSIQRMKALFESQRALDIERKLFANERCLQLSESENMKLRAKLDELKLKYEPEETVEVPVLKKRREVLPVDITTSKDTCVNNSAVGGEVYRLPPQKEETQCCPNSLEDNNLQLEKSVSIHTPIVSLSPHKNLPVDMQLKKEKKCVKLVGVPADAEALSERSGNTLNSPRSVSSFPPGSQQTSPSLLSRCMNCAVCFFIYFLTIACSIIPQFHLPTFNFSRTLRKTKLIAKGKDS, from the exons atggAGACAGATATAGTCATAAATCTTCGATGCAAGCTCAAAGAGGCTGAAGAAGAGCGACTAAAAGCTGCACAGTATGGTTTACAACTTGTGGAGAGTCAAAATGAATTACAGAATCAATTGGATAAATGTCGTAATGAAATGATGACCATGACTGAG AGTTATGAACAAGAAAAATATACCCTTCAAAGAGAAGTTGAACTCAAGAGCCGAATGTTAGAAAGTTTGAGCTGTGAATGTGAAGctattaaacaacaacaaaaaatgcaccTGGAGAAATTGGAAGAACGACTAAGCAGAAGCCATGGACAGGAAGTGAATGAACTAAAATCGAAG ATAGAAAAACTGAAAGTGGAATTAGATGAAGCTAGGCTTAGTGAAAAGCAGCTGAAGCACCAGGTAGATCATCAGAAGGAACTCCTCTCTTGTAAATCGGAGGAACTACGTGTAATGTCTGAACGTGTGCAGGAAAGCATGTCTTCAGAGATGCTGGCTCTTCAAATTGAGCTGACAGAAATGGAGAGCATGAAG ACCACCCTCAAAGAAGAAGTGAATGAACTACAATACAGACAAGAACAGCTAGAACTTCTTATTACTAACCTAATGCGCCAGGTAGACCGgcttaaagaggaaaaagaggagcGAGAGAAAGAAGCAGTTTCTTACTATAATGCCCTAGAG AAAGCTCGTGTAGCAAATCAAGATCTTCAGGTACAGTTGGACCAGGCACTCCAGCAAGCTTTGGACCCCAATAGTAAAGGCAACTCTTTGTTTGCAGAG GTAGAAGATCGAAGGGCAGCAATGGAACGTCAGCTTATCAGTATGAAAGTCAAGTATCAGTCACTAAAGAAGCAAAATGTATTTAACAGGGAACAGATGCAGAGAATGAAG ttacaAATCGCCACGTTGCTACAGATGAAAGGGTCTCAAACTGAATTTGAGCAGCAGGAACGGTTGCTTGCCATGTTGGAACAGAAGAATGGTGAAATAAAACATCTTTTAGGTGAAATTAGAAATCTGGAGAAATTTAAG aaTTTATATGAAAGTATGGAATCTAAGCCTTCAGTCGACTCTGGTGCTCTGGAAGATAACACCTATTATACAGATTTACTTCAGATGAAGCTAGATAACTTAAA CAAAGAAATTGAAAGCACTAAAGGTGAATTGTCCATACAGCGAATGAAAGCATTATTTGAGAGCCAACGGGCTCTGGATATTGAGCGAAAACTTTTTGCGAATGaaagatgcctccagctttcagAAAGTGAAAATATGAAACTGAGAGCTAAACTAGatgaattaaaactaaaatatgaaCCTGAAG AGACAGTTGAAGTGCCTGTACTGAAAAAGAGGCGTGAGGTGCTGCCTGTGGATATTACCACCTCTAAAGATACATGTGTCAACAACAGTGCTGTCGGGGGAGAAGTTTATCGATTACCACCTCAGAAAGAGGAGACACAGTGCTGTCCTAACAGTTTAGAAGATAACAACTTGCAATTAGAAAAATCAGTTTCTATACACACACCAATAGTCAGTCTCTCTCCTCACAAAAATCTGCCCGTGGATATGCAgctgaagaaggaaaagaaatgtgtgAAACTCGTAGGAGTTCCAGCTGACGCTGAGGCCTTAAGTGAAAGAAGTGGAAACACCCTTAACTCTCCCAGGTCAGTGTCCTCTTTTCCTCCAGGCAGCCAGCAGACCTCTCCATCTCTCCTCTCTCGCTGCATGAACTGTGCTGtctgtttctttatctacttTCTTACTATTGCATGCAGTATAATTCCTCAATTTCATCTACCTACCTTCAACTTTTCCAGAACTTTAAGAAAGACTAAACTGATTGCAAAGGGAAAGGACTCCTGA
- the SPDL1 gene encoding protein Spindly isoform X2, producing the protein METDIVINLRCKLKEAEEERLKAAQYGLQLVESQNELQNQLDKCRNEMMTMTESYEQEKYTLQREVELKSRMLESLSCECEAIKQQQKMHLEKLEERLSRSHGQEVNELKSKIEKLKVELDEARLSEKQLKHQVDHQKELLSCKSEELRVMSERVQESMSSEMLALQIELTEMESMKTTLKEEVNELQYRQEQLELLITNLMRQVDRLKEEKEEREKEAVSYYNALEKARVANQDLQVQLDQALQQALDPNSKGNSLFAEVEDRRAAMERQLISMKVKYQSLKKQNVFNREQMQRMKLQIATLLQMKGSQTEFEQQERLLAMLEQKNGEIKHLLGEIRNLEKFKNLYESMESKPSVDSGALEDNTYYTDLLQMKLDNLNKEIESTKGELSIQRMKALFESQRALDIERKLFANERCLQLSESENMKLRAKLDELKLKYEPEETVEVPVLKKRREVLPVDITTSKDTCVNNSAVGGEVYRLPPQKEETQCCPNSLEDNNLQLEKSVSIHTPIVSLSPHKNLPVDMQLKKEKKCVKLVGVPADAEALSERSGNTLNSPRLAAESKLQTEVKEGKETASKLEKETCKKSHPILYVSSKSTPETQCPQQ; encoded by the exons atggAGACAGATATAGTCATAAATCTTCGATGCAAGCTCAAAGAGGCTGAAGAAGAGCGACTAAAAGCTGCACAGTATGGTTTACAACTTGTGGAGAGTCAAAATGAATTACAGAATCAATTGGATAAATGTCGTAATGAAATGATGACCATGACTGAG AGTTATGAACAAGAAAAATATACCCTTCAAAGAGAAGTTGAACTCAAGAGCCGAATGTTAGAAAGTTTGAGCTGTGAATGTGAAGctattaaacaacaacaaaaaatgcaccTGGAGAAATTGGAAGAACGACTAAGCAGAAGCCATGGACAGGAAGTGAATGAACTAAAATCGAAG ATAGAAAAACTGAAAGTGGAATTAGATGAAGCTAGGCTTAGTGAAAAGCAGCTGAAGCACCAGGTAGATCATCAGAAGGAACTCCTCTCTTGTAAATCGGAGGAACTACGTGTAATGTCTGAACGTGTGCAGGAAAGCATGTCTTCAGAGATGCTGGCTCTTCAAATTGAGCTGACAGAAATGGAGAGCATGAAG ACCACCCTCAAAGAAGAAGTGAATGAACTACAATACAGACAAGAACAGCTAGAACTTCTTATTACTAACCTAATGCGCCAGGTAGACCGgcttaaagaggaaaaagaggagcGAGAGAAAGAAGCAGTTTCTTACTATAATGCCCTAGAG AAAGCTCGTGTAGCAAATCAAGATCTTCAGGTACAGTTGGACCAGGCACTCCAGCAAGCTTTGGACCCCAATAGTAAAGGCAACTCTTTGTTTGCAGAG GTAGAAGATCGAAGGGCAGCAATGGAACGTCAGCTTATCAGTATGAAAGTCAAGTATCAGTCACTAAAGAAGCAAAATGTATTTAACAGGGAACAGATGCAGAGAATGAAG ttacaAATCGCCACGTTGCTACAGATGAAAGGGTCTCAAACTGAATTTGAGCAGCAGGAACGGTTGCTTGCCATGTTGGAACAGAAGAATGGTGAAATAAAACATCTTTTAGGTGAAATTAGAAATCTGGAGAAATTTAAG aaTTTATATGAAAGTATGGAATCTAAGCCTTCAGTCGACTCTGGTGCTCTGGAAGATAACACCTATTATACAGATTTACTTCAGATGAAGCTAGATAACTTAAA CAAAGAAATTGAAAGCACTAAAGGTGAATTGTCCATACAGCGAATGAAAGCATTATTTGAGAGCCAACGGGCTCTGGATATTGAGCGAAAACTTTTTGCGAATGaaagatgcctccagctttcagAAAGTGAAAATATGAAACTGAGAGCTAAACTAGatgaattaaaactaaaatatgaaCCTGAAG AGACAGTTGAAGTGCCTGTACTGAAAAAGAGGCGTGAGGTGCTGCCTGTGGATATTACCACCTCTAAAGATACATGTGTCAACAACAGTGCTGTCGGGGGAGAAGTTTATCGATTACCACCTCAGAAAGAGGAGACACAGTGCTGTCCTAACAGTTTAGAAGATAACAACTTGCAATTAGAAAAATCAGTTTCTATACACACACCAATAGTCAGTCTCTCTCCTCACAAAAATCTGCCCGTGGATATGCAgctgaagaaggaaaagaaatgtgtgAAACTCGTAGGAGTTCCAGCTGACGCTGAGGCCTTAAGTGAAAGAAGTGGAAACACCCTTAACTCTCCCAG GTTAGCTGCTGAATCAAAGCTTCAAACAGaagttaaagaaggaaaagaaactgcaagcaaattggaaaaagaaacTTGTAAGAAATCACACCCTATTCTATATGTGTCCTCTAAATCTACTCCAGAGACCCAGTGCCCTCAACAATAA